In Rhinatrema bivittatum chromosome 17, aRhiBiv1.1, whole genome shotgun sequence, one genomic interval encodes:
- the RIC3 gene encoding protein RIC-3: MALSAFQKVAVVSGLVLCVSLLLPRSFVSRGKPSGQQEGTPGRFPTAMHQKLAEGRSSGRHYARSHLAEAMSKAKLGSGGGGGGGGGSGVRQNLVGQIIPIYGFGIFLYILYVLFKLSSKGKNNKAERKGSTPTAGNLKRKITDYELSQLQDKLRETEQAMEKILSRFGPNCERTEPVSTDQEQKLLKQLKEITRVMKEGKLSDGVSPEKEAEEAPFMQDWEGYPEETYPIYENSDCCKARRDTVLIDCSEINRPSAEELAERMEVLEDEDNLCNETSAGNLSEVNESLMDVKDRYSTFSDQTKVLLRSQSINKCHCCGHEDDDPAVQAENAGFSSDGCSDQDDHFNDEFYWDSKDENETRKSKATKRHELGTLRKRSTKDPK, encoded by the exons atggcCTTGTCTGCTTTTCAGAAGGTGGCCGTGGTCTCTGGCCTCGTTCTCTGCGTTTCTCTGCTTCTCCCCAGGTCCTTCGTATCCAGAGGGAAGCCGTCTGGGCAGCAGGAGG GGACTCCGGGTCGATTTCCAACGGCGATGCACCAGAAGTTGGCGGAAGGCAGATCGTCGGGGCGGCATTATGCAAGGTCACACCTGGCAGAGGCCATGTCCAAGGCAAAACTGGgcagcggaggaggaggaggaggcggcggcggcagcggggtcaGGCAGAATCTCGTAGGACAGATTATACCAATTTACGGATTTGGGATCTTTTTATACATATTGTACGTTCTTTTTAAG CTTTCTTCCAAGGGAAAAAACAATAAAGCTGAACGGAAAGGCTCCACACCTACAGCTGGGAACTTAAAGAGAAAAATAA CTGATTACGAGCTCAGCCAACTGCAAGACAAACTGAGGGAGACCGAGCAGGCCATGGAAAAAATCCTCAGTAGATTCGGGCCAAACTGTGAGAG GACTGAGCCAGTAAGTACAGATCAAGAACAGAAATTACTGAAACAGCTGAAGGAAATTACAAGAGTCATGAAGGAGGGTAAACTCTCTGACGGGGTCTCCCCTGAGAAGGAAGCAGAGGAAGCTCCATTCATGCAGGACTGGGAAG gttatccAGAAGAAACCTACCCCATCTATGAAAATTCCGACTGCTGCAAAGCCAGACGTGACACAGTCCTCATTGACTGCTCTGAGATAAATCGACCGTCCGCAGAGGAATTAGCAGAAAGGATGGAAGTTTTAGAAGATGAGGATAATTTATGCAATGAAACATCAGCAGGGAATCTAAGTGAAGTTAATGAGAGCCTCATGGACGTGAAGGATAGGTATAGCACTTTCAGTGACCAGACTAAGGTCCTTCTGCGGAGTCAGAGTATTAACAAGTGCCACTGTTGTGGCCATGAAGATGATGATCCAGCTGTCCAAGCTGAGAATGCTGGCTTCAGTTCAGACGGCTGCAGTGACCAAGATGACCATTTCAATGATGAATTCTACTGGGATTCCAAAGATGAAAACGAAACAAGAAAAAGCAAAGCTACCAAAAGACATGAACTGGGCACATTACGAAAGCGCAGCACAAAAGATCCAAAATGA